From Gimesia panareensis, the proteins below share one genomic window:
- a CDS encoding DUF1553 domain-containing protein, whose amino-acid sequence MRDSLRIVLLLLTLSLWGAPQLPGAQESGPRQIQFNRDIRPILSEKCLHCHGPDASTREADLRLDDSENVFQPRDGYQIIDRQHPDQSELLQRLLTSDDSLKMPPVDSGKELTQQEIDLLKRWIKAGAVYQQHWSFIPPRHPKLPAVQNQNWCQNPIDRFVLNRLDREGLKPSPQADKATLCRRLSLDLTGLPPTLEELDAFLKDESPRALEKLIDRLLSSPHYGEHRARYWLDAARYADTSGYFTDEEWEMWHWRDWVIDSFNRNQPFDQFTIEQLAGDLLPDPTQDQLIATGFHRNHMTTRETGIIDEEYRVEYIVDRLDTTSTVWMGLTMGCARCHDHKYDPISQKEFYQLFAFFNNTPETGNTRTAGNAQPVLQIPSDEYRAKEKSLQDQLAILEQQHQQNETELGRLQTDWEQEIRPMLQPPSTEGLILYAPLDDPSQNQTLNAIGNVDFVPGFLGQGADFDGTALLESNSQLPLNRHTSFSIAAWIKPASGGPVCLLSQNDDRQQLRGFDLMLRKGKLCVHLIHAWNSNAIQVVTDNSISTGRWQHLLVTYDGSSTAAGVRVYLNGALQTTSAPYDSLTGSITTTEPFRIGRRSTSAFYKGAIDDLRFYARTLSAEEARQLADSQFLAATLTIPTAKRTKQEQQALRTYFLNTAAPETFRQTESALQKKRDELTNLRKQIPTTMVMQENKQPRETFILERGVYNHPGDKVTAQVPAALPGFNSEFPTNRLGLARWITSPEHPLTARVYVNRLWQQMFGVGLVKTVEDFGSQGEWPSHPELLDWLAVEFRESGWDVKHLIKLIALSATYQQSSRGNSELYARDPENRLLSRGPRFRLDAETVRDNALRISGLLVAKQGGPSVKPYQPAGLWEAVSYDGNVSYQQDRGDGLYRRSLYTYWKRQSPPPGLMAFDAPTRETCTVRRPRTNTPLQALVLMNDPTYLEAARGLATRSFKQAGSEPERIAFLFRSATSRLPDKTELEILTRLLQQQRRIYQSDQRAANELIQVGEAPVDTTISPTELAAWTMLASTILNMDETVTKQ is encoded by the coding sequence ATGCGAGATTCATTACGGATAGTTTTATTGCTACTGACCCTCTCTCTCTGGGGTGCACCACAACTTCCCGGAGCGCAAGAGAGTGGACCAAGGCAAATTCAGTTCAACCGCGACATCCGGCCGATCCTTTCCGAAAAGTGTCTGCACTGTCATGGTCCGGACGCCTCCACCCGCGAAGCCGATCTCCGTCTTGATGATTCGGAAAATGTGTTCCAGCCCCGGGATGGCTACCAGATCATCGATCGCCAGCATCCCGACCAGAGTGAACTGCTCCAGCGGCTGTTGACCTCTGATGACTCACTCAAAATGCCACCCGTCGATTCCGGTAAGGAACTGACGCAACAGGAAATTGATTTACTCAAACGCTGGATCAAAGCAGGAGCTGTCTATCAGCAACACTGGTCCTTCATCCCGCCTCGGCATCCAAAACTCCCTGCAGTCCAGAATCAGAACTGGTGCCAGAATCCCATCGACCGGTTCGTCCTGAACCGTCTGGATCGGGAAGGGCTCAAACCATCGCCTCAAGCTGACAAAGCCACGCTCTGTCGGCGATTGTCTCTCGACCTGACCGGTCTGCCTCCCACGTTGGAAGAGTTGGATGCATTTCTCAAGGACGAATCTCCGCGAGCCCTGGAAAAACTGATCGACCGCCTGCTCAGTTCACCCCATTACGGCGAGCACCGGGCCCGCTACTGGCTCGACGCGGCCCGCTATGCCGACACCAGTGGTTATTTCACCGACGAAGAATGGGAGATGTGGCACTGGCGGGACTGGGTGATCGACTCCTTCAACCGGAATCAGCCTTTCGATCAGTTTACCATCGAGCAACTGGCCGGCGATCTGCTTCCCGATCCCACACAGGACCAGTTGATCGCCACCGGCTTCCATCGCAACCACATGACCACACGCGAAACCGGTATCATCGATGAAGAGTACCGCGTGGAATACATCGTCGATCGACTCGATACCACATCCACCGTCTGGATGGGCCTCACCATGGGCTGCGCGCGGTGCCACGATCACAAATACGATCCCATCTCGCAAAAAGAGTTCTACCAGCTCTTCGCCTTCTTCAATAACACCCCCGAAACCGGCAATACCCGTACCGCAGGCAACGCACAACCGGTCCTGCAGATCCCTTCTGATGAATATCGTGCGAAAGAGAAATCGCTGCAGGACCAGCTGGCAATCCTGGAACAGCAACATCAACAGAACGAAACAGAACTCGGCCGGCTGCAGACGGATTGGGAGCAGGAAATTCGCCCCATGCTACAGCCTCCTTCCACTGAGGGGTTGATCCTGTATGCCCCGCTGGATGACCCGAGCCAGAATCAGACACTTAATGCCATCGGCAATGTAGATTTTGTCCCCGGCTTTCTGGGGCAGGGGGCCGACTTTGACGGTACCGCACTTTTGGAAAGCAACTCACAACTCCCTCTGAACCGGCACACTTCGTTTTCAATCGCCGCCTGGATCAAACCGGCATCGGGGGGGCCTGTCTGTCTGCTGTCCCAGAACGATGACCGCCAGCAACTGCGGGGATTCGATCTCATGCTCCGGAAGGGCAAACTCTGTGTCCACCTGATCCACGCCTGGAACAGTAACGCGATCCAGGTGGTCACCGACAACAGCATCAGTACCGGCCGCTGGCAACATCTGCTGGTTACCTATGATGGGTCTTCCACTGCAGCCGGCGTTCGCGTTTATCTGAATGGTGCGTTGCAAACCACCTCCGCTCCCTACGACAGCCTCACCGGCAGCATTACCACCACTGAACCATTCCGTATCGGCCGTCGTTCGACCAGCGCCTTTTACAAGGGAGCCATTGATGACCTGCGGTTCTATGCTCGGACATTGTCCGCTGAGGAAGCCCGGCAACTCGCAGATTCTCAATTTCTGGCCGCCACGCTCACAATTCCAACAGCGAAACGCACTAAACAAGAACAGCAGGCCCTGCGAACCTATTTTCTCAACACGGCTGCTCCTGAGACTTTTCGCCAGACGGAATCAGCACTACAGAAAAAACGCGACGAACTTACTAATCTCCGAAAGCAGATCCCCACCACGATGGTCATGCAGGAAAATAAACAGCCGCGGGAGACCTTCATCCTTGAGCGGGGCGTCTACAACCATCCGGGCGATAAAGTGACCGCCCAGGTTCCCGCCGCCTTGCCCGGGTTCAACTCTGAATTCCCAACCAATCGCCTCGGTCTGGCGCGCTGGATCACCAGCCCCGAACATCCGCTCACGGCCCGCGTCTATGTGAACCGGCTCTGGCAGCAGATGTTTGGAGTCGGACTGGTCAAAACGGTGGAAGACTTCGGCTCACAGGGGGAATGGCCCAGCCACCCCGAACTGCTGGACTGGCTCGCGGTCGAATTTCGCGAAAGTGGCTGGGATGTAAAGCACCTGATCAAACTCATTGCACTCTCGGCGACTTACCAGCAGTCCTCTCGCGGAAACAGTGAATTGTATGCACGCGATCCGGAAAACCGCCTGTTGTCGCGGGGTCCCCGCTTCCGTCTCGACGCTGAAACAGTCCGTGACAACGCACTGCGAATCAGCGGTCTGCTGGTGGCGAAGCAGGGGGGACCGAGTGTCAAACCGTATCAACCCGCCGGCCTCTGGGAAGCGGTCTCCTATGACGGCAATGTCAGCTACCAGCAGGACAGGGGCGACGGGCTGTATCGTCGCAGCCTCTACACCTACTGGAAGCGGCAGAGCCCGCCCCCCGGGCTGATGGCTTTCGATGCCCCAACGCGAGAGACCTGCACCGTACGACGTCCCCGCACGAATACACCGCTCCAGGCACTGGTACTGATGAATGATCCGACTTACCTCGAAGCGGCCCGGGGTCTAGCAACACGTTCCTTCAAACAGGCTGGGAGCGAACCGGAACGTATCGCCTTTCTGTTCCGCTCCGCCACCAGTCGCCTGCCTGACAAGACCGAACTGGAGATCCTGACTCGTCTGCTACAGCAACAGCGTCGTATCTATCAGAGTGATCAACGGGCTGCTAATGAACTGATCCAGGTCGGTGAAGCGCCCGTGGATACAACTATCTCCCCTACGGAACTGGCGGCCTGGACGATGCTCGCCAGTACGATTCTCAACATGGATGAGACCGTGACCAAACAATAA
- a CDS encoding DUF1501 domain-containing protein, translating into MQIDFNQLQQDVTRRQFFRRNATGIGAAALGSLLNPGLFANTPDAIHPAHFPGKAKRVIYLFMHGGPSQMELFDYKPRLKDLNASPLPASVRGDQRLTGMTANQKSFPIAAPNQFRFRQQGESGTWVSDALPHLANVIDDVCVIKSMHTEAINHDPAVTLMQTGHQQPGRPSFGAWSSYGLGSENQNLPAFVVLISDGSASRPADPLYARLWGTGFLPSSHQGVNFRKNGDPVLYLSNPPGLKGESRRSMLDSLAQLNQRQFEAYRDPEIQTRIAQYEMAYRMQTSVPELTDFSNESEQTFRLYGDASRKPGTYAANCLLARRMAEQGVRFIQLYHRGWDQHYNLPSDLRLQCGDIDQPTAGLLTDLKQRGLLDDTLIIWGGEFGRTIYSQGTLTSTDYGRDHHGRCFTMWLAGGGIKPGISYGATDDFCYNIAENPVHVHDLNATLLHCLGLNHERLIFKHQGRDYRLTDVHGTVIDEILV; encoded by the coding sequence ATGCAGATCGATTTCAACCAACTTCAACAGGATGTTACCCGCCGACAGTTTTTCCGTCGCAATGCCACGGGGATCGGTGCAGCGGCCCTGGGTTCGCTGCTCAATCCAGGTCTGTTTGCGAATACCCCCGATGCCATTCATCCTGCTCACTTTCCCGGGAAAGCGAAACGCGTGATCTACCTGTTCATGCATGGCGGCCCCTCCCAGATGGAACTGTTCGACTATAAGCCCCGTCTCAAGGATCTGAACGCCAGTCCGCTCCCTGCTTCAGTCCGCGGTGATCAACGCTTAACCGGCATGACCGCCAATCAGAAATCGTTTCCGATCGCAGCACCCAACCAGTTCCGCTTCCGACAACAGGGAGAGAGCGGTACCTGGGTCAGCGATGCACTGCCTCACCTGGCAAATGTGATTGACGACGTCTGTGTGATTAAATCGATGCACACCGAAGCCATCAACCACGATCCGGCCGTCACGCTGATGCAGACCGGCCATCAGCAGCCGGGTCGCCCCAGCTTTGGCGCCTGGTCCAGCTACGGTTTAGGCAGTGAGAACCAGAACCTGCCTGCGTTTGTGGTGCTGATCTCCGACGGCAGCGCTTCCCGCCCTGCCGATCCACTGTATGCCCGACTCTGGGGAACCGGCTTTCTCCCTTCCAGCCACCAGGGAGTCAACTTCCGAAAAAACGGCGACCCGGTACTCTATCTCTCCAATCCTCCCGGCCTCAAAGGCGAGAGCCGACGGAGCATGCTGGACAGCCTGGCGCAACTGAATCAAAGGCAGTTCGAAGCCTACCGTGATCCGGAAATCCAGACCCGCATTGCGCAGTATGAGATGGCTTACAGAATGCAGACCTCCGTCCCTGAGCTGACCGACTTCTCGAATGAAAGCGAGCAGACATTCCGACTCTATGGCGATGCTTCCCGTAAACCGGGCACCTACGCTGCCAACTGTCTGCTGGCACGACGGATGGCAGAGCAGGGCGTGCGGTTCATCCAACTCTATCACCGGGGCTGGGACCAGCATTACAATCTGCCCAGCGATCTGCGCCTGCAGTGCGGCGACATCGACCAGCCGACCGCGGGTCTGCTCACCGATCTCAAACAGCGTGGATTATTGGATGACACGCTGATCATCTGGGGCGGCGAATTCGGTCGCACGATTTACAGCCAGGGCACTCTCACGAGCACCGATTACGGCAGAGATCATCACGGCCGCTGCTTCACAATGTGGCTGGCCGGCGGCGGGATCAAGCCAGGCATTTCCTACGGCGCGACTGATGACTTCTGCTACAACATTGCCGAAAATCCGGTCCACGTGCATGATCTAAACGCCACACTCCTGCACTGTCTCGGTCTGAATCACGAACGTCTGATCTTTAAACACCAGGGCCGTGATTACCGTTTGACTGATGTGCATGGGACGGTGATTGATGAGATCCTGGTTTAG
- a CDS encoding type II secretion system protein: protein MKRSKRSGFTLKELLVIVLINVILIALLYPAVQQARDPNGPPGKMIPDILPDEKNRFSYPARPSIILPPNWEIRHGKEEPEFHSLLIWPRCGMRRRPSSLSIWINSPPPENEDLSKFKRVKFQGFPAYERMVISRKDSFDDPARSDYDLYINRDGEWWHISFLVSDEMTALPAMMRKYINSICFPPEVAVGAEQSPESE from the coding sequence ATGAAGAGATCAAAACGAAGCGGTTTCACGTTGAAAGAATTGCTGGTGATCGTGTTGATCAACGTGATTCTGATTGCGCTTCTTTATCCTGCCGTTCAGCAGGCCCGTGATCCCAATGGCCCGCCCGGGAAGATGATTCCCGACATACTACCTGACGAGAAGAACCGATTTTCGTATCCGGCACGACCATCCATTATTTTACCACCCAACTGGGAAATCAGGCATGGTAAGGAAGAACCGGAGTTTCATTCGTTACTTATCTGGCCGCGTTGCGGGATGAGGCGTCGTCCCTCTTCTCTCTCAATCTGGATCAATTCGCCACCACCTGAAAATGAAGACCTCTCAAAATTTAAACGCGTCAAATTTCAGGGATTTCCTGCGTATGAGAGAATGGTCATCAGTCGGAAAGATTCCTTCGATGATCCCGCACGATCTGACTATGATCTCTACATCAATCGAGATGGCGAATGGTGGCATATCAGTTTTCTGGTTTCAGATGAAATGACCGCATTACCTGCGATGATGCGTAAGTACATCAATTCGATTTGTTTTCCGCCAGAAGTGGCTGTGGGAGCAGAACAATCCCCGGAGTCAGAGTAG
- a CDS encoding GntR family transcriptional regulator, whose amino-acid sequence MQILTLTKYIKADLIARLSRDELPPESLTLAALSDHYQVSVTPIYHAINELIEEGYLYREKNRRLCVNLDKMDDAQTAAQTPQPAPPEDHFKRITDDLLTMSLNGESVFLREMASAKKYDISRTSLRNIFNRLAGDGVLEHVPRRGWKLRSFNQHDLDAFIEVRVVLELKALDLAKESLDRQVLQKILDGNQVPTTDDEPLQIDNSLHEYLIKHSDNYYIISFFDRHGRYFDLLFLWESNDRAAAIQEIQQHQRILTALLKKDWAKAREELEFHLRSNHPVLSQLKR is encoded by the coding sequence ATGCAGATTTTAACTCTCACCAAATATATCAAAGCCGACCTGATCGCCAGGCTGTCGCGGGATGAATTGCCCCCTGAATCGCTGACGCTGGCGGCGCTGTCTGACCATTATCAGGTGAGCGTCACCCCCATTTATCATGCTATTAATGAGCTGATCGAAGAAGGATACCTCTATCGCGAAAAAAACCGGCGTCTTTGTGTCAATCTGGACAAAATGGACGATGCTCAGACAGCAGCGCAAACCCCTCAGCCCGCTCCGCCTGAAGATCATTTCAAGCGGATCACCGATGACCTGCTCACTATGAGTCTCAATGGAGAATCGGTCTTCCTGCGGGAAATGGCTTCCGCGAAAAAATATGACATCAGCCGCACCAGCCTGCGAAATATCTTCAACCGCCTGGCTGGAGATGGAGTGCTGGAGCATGTTCCCCGCCGAGGCTGGAAACTGAGATCATTCAATCAGCACGACCTGGATGCTTTCATTGAAGTCCGCGTGGTGCTCGAACTCAAAGCGCTGGATCTGGCGAAAGAGAGCCTGGATCGACAGGTGCTGCAGAAAATACTGGATGGGAATCAGGTGCCCACAACCGATGACGAGCCGCTGCAGATCGACAACAGCCTGCACGAATATCTGATTAAACATTCAGACAATTATTACATCATCAGCTTTTTTGATCGGCACGGCCGTTATTTCGATCTGCTGTTTCTCTGGGAATCAAACGACCGCGCTGCCGCAATTCAGGAGATCCAGCAGCACCAGCGGATCTTAACCGCGTTGCTTAAGAAAGACTGGGCGAAGGCCCGGGAAGAACTCGAATTCCACCTCCGCAGCAATCACCCGGTGCTCTCGCAGCTTAAACGCTGA
- the queF gene encoding preQ(1) synthase: MSEADSPRSLLETFENPYPNRDYVMETVCPEFTSVCPKTGQPDFGTLVITYIPDQVCFELKSLKLYLQSYRNVGAFYEDVTNRILDDLVAVTDPRWLELRAEFTPRGGISSTITVSHHKAGDEE; this comes from the coding sequence ATGAGCGAAGCCGATTCCCCCCGCAGCCTGCTGGAAACGTTCGAAAACCCCTATCCCAACCGTGACTATGTCATGGAGACCGTCTGTCCCGAATTTACCTCGGTCTGCCCGAAAACCGGCCAACCCGATTTCGGTACACTGGTTATCACCTACATTCCGGATCAGGTCTGTTTCGAACTCAAATCGCTCAAGCTCTATCTGCAGAGCTATCGCAACGTGGGTGCCTTTTATGAAGACGTAACCAACCGCATCCTGGACGATCTGGTTGCGGTTACCGATCCCCGCTGGCTGGAACTGCGGGCGGAATTTACTCCACGGGGCGGCATCAGCAGTACGATTACCGTGTCGCACCATAAAGCGGGCGACGAAGAGTAA